Below is a window of Halarcobacter anaerophilus DNA.
ATTACAAAAGCAGGATATAGAGAGTATGGAAATGATACTCACAGACACTATAACCCAAGAGGGGAAGAATTTTATTGGATTGGACTTCATCCTCTAATCTGGCAGGAAAGCATTGATAAAAGTTGTGATTTTGAAGCAATAAAAGCAAACTATGTATCAATAACACCCGTAAAATTAGACTTAACATCATATGAAGATATTGATAAATTAAATATTTGGATAAATAAAGGAGAAAAATAATTGAATTTTACAAAATCACTACAATTTAATATCGACAAATTAGTAGGTACGCTAAAAGAAGAAGAGGAACTAAAAGAGGTTCTAAAAAGAAAATTCACGAAAAAAGAGTTTAAAGTATTTGTTTCAAAAGAAGAAGGTAAAAAAGAAGAAGAGATTGCAGAACAAATAAACGATACTCAAGAGAGAGTTTGCGAATTATATAAATCTGCTTGTAAAAAACTAAATCAAGAAAAAATAAAAAAAGAGCTTGTAAACTTATAAAAAACTACAAACTTAATGTAGTTTTTTTAAGTTTTTTAAGAGCTACGGCATCTGTAGCTCTTTTAGCTTTACTTTTGTCAAAATTTACCAAAATCATACCCGCAAATTTTTTCCCTTTGTAAAACTCTATTCTATATAAATTCCCTTTTTTATCTATTGAAAATCTTTTTATAAATTTATCTTTATTCACCGAAATTCCACTTTCATTTTCAACTCCGTTTTTTACAAAACCGATTACATTTACCCTTACACCCTCTAAAGGTTCAACTTGAAAACTTGTATCAACATCTATAATAGAACCCATTTTTAGATTTTTTCTTTCTCCGTCGATTAGCATACTAACACTTTTGATTGAATTATCAATCTCTCTGTATTCAGGTTTTAAGTTTGCTAATTTTCTATTTCCGTAATGAATAACAAACTGTCCGTTTTTTTTGATTACGGTTAAAAGAGGATTTGAGGGAGTAAATTCTAAAGTACCGTCTTTTCTTATGGGAAAATATCTTAAAATAGTTCTTATTTGACTTAAAGGAAGCTGGATTCTATCATCATAAAAAGAGATATAAATATCATCATCTATTACATCTTTAACGCTTTTTGAATCTAAATCAAATTCTCTTTCAAACTCTATTCCCATAATATTCATATATTTTTCAAGTGCCAAAAGATGATAATATGTTCTTTCATGAAGAGGTAAATTTTTACTAGCTTCATTTCCAAAAGCAGCCTTACCGTTATTTATTGCATAATAAGTAAGGCTTTTTTCCATCTCTTTGTCACCTTGTCTAGTGTGAGTATTTTTTGTATGATATAAATCCCTTTGTCTAAGTAGATTTTCATTTACATGTTCACACACTCTTTTTGAAATTTCTTCTAAATTTCCATAAGATCGTACACTTAAATTTGACTGATCTATAATTGAACTTTGTCCCCATCTATTTGGAGAAAAATTCCAGTCTTTATGCTCTTCTCTGTAAAACCCGCTACCGTCATGAAGATTTAAAACAACTCTTACTTCAGGGGAAGTTATATACTCTTTGATTCTTTGTACCGTATTATAATCAGGATCAGTAGGTGAAATATGTGCAAATTTTCTATTCATATCACCGTAAGGTCCCCTCGATCTTTTAATTATCGAATAAAAATTTAAATTAGGAACAACCCAAACAGAACCTTTTTTTATTTTATAATGAGTCGTAATAATTGAGGCAGCCATGAATGCACCGGGTTCATCCCCTTGAATTCCACCGATTATTAAAAGAGTATTGTCATCTTGTTGACCTTTTTTAATAAAATCAAAATCTATATTTTTTATATCTGTACTTGCAGACACATTTTGTATAAAAAAAGTTATTAATAAAAGACTAAATAACTTTAACATGCCAAGGTTCATATCTAACTCCATCCTTATTATTAATTGTATATCTCATATCTATATATTTTAATCTTCTCATTTTAAAAAACTCTTGGGTAAGAGCAAATCTCGGAGAAAAGTTTGCATGACCGAAGCCTTTTTTACCTACATCAAAATCTGCGACAGAATGATAAGTAAAAGCAGGAGGAGCCAAAGACTTCGAAGCTGTTGTAATATTTCCGTCAACACTATATATTTTGTCCAAAAATAGTTTTGTCTGCTTTACGATACTTCTTACACCGGAAGTTAAAATTAAACTATCCCCTACATCTTTCAACATTCTAAAATAGACACTATAAGGTTCACCCTTAAAAAGATAATGTCCTGTTCCTGAAATCTTAACAACATCAGATTTATTAATTTTATCGGTAATTTTATTAGAAACTTTTTCACCGAAAAAACCATGAATTCTTGGATCATAATAAAAAATACTCTCTAAAAAATCTAACTCTTTTTGGGAAAAAGAATTAATACTTTCAACTCTTTTCGCAATTTTTAACATTTCATCAAAACTGATAATATTAAAATTTCCATATCCTACATAGTTTTGTATTTGTCGTAATTTCTTTCTTACACTAACAAACTCTTTTTCATACTCTTGATCAACATATAAACTCTTTTTCACTTCTGTTTTTTTATTATTCTCAATAGTTGAAATATCCGATTTTAAATTATCTTCAAAAAGTTTTTGAGTATCAATACTATGAAAGTAGTTTGGCAAAAAAGAAGCTAAATCTTTTTTACCGCTTCCAAAAAGATTTGATGTTGAAAAAGCTAAAGGAAGTGCCGCAGCTTTAAAGAAATCACGTCTTAACATCTATATTTACTAAAGTACCATTTTGATATCTTTATGGGCACCTAAAAGTCTATGTAATTCATTTCTGTCATCATCATTATGAACAATAAGTTCAATAGTATAACTTTTAAATTTTCCTTTTTTGCTTACATTCGACTCTTTCACATCATGTTCTCTGCCTGAAAATATATCTTTAGAAATATTTTTTACATTTATGCTTTCTAACATCACAATTTTATATTTCCAAGAGCATGGATAAGTTAATTCAAGTTTATGTTTACTTAGATCTACCATAAAAACCTCTCTATTTTTCCCCTCTTATAAAATTACCGCTTTTGCCGCCGCTTTTACTCTCTAGTTGTATTTGAGAAAGCACCATAGATTTATCTATAGCTTTAACCATATCATATATAGTTAACAAACCTACAGAGACTCCAGTTAGAGCTTCCATTTCAACTCCTGTTTGTCCGCAAAGTTTGGCAGTAACATACAGTTTAAATCCGGGAAGTTCAGGTAACTCTTCTATATCGCAATTAATTGAGCTTAAAAGCAAAGGATGACACATAGGTATTAACTCACTTGTTTTTTTCGTACCCATAATAGCTGCAACAACAGCTGTTTGTAATACGGGACCTTTTTTAGTGTTGTTATTTACAATTGCATCAAAAGCACTTTGACTCATAGAAATTTTTCCTGATGCAACAGCAACTCTAGTTGTATCTTTTTTTTCAGAAACATCAACCATTTTAGGTCTGTTTTTTTCATCTAAATGTGTTAAGCTCAAAATAGTTACCTTTTTTAAAAATACTAAATTATATCTTTTCTTTAGTTAAATTGAAATTAAGTTAATTTTAAATATAATGTTTCCTCAAAATTTAAAAGAAAGAGGGTGATTTTAGTGCCAGGCATTAAAGTTAAAGATAGCGAATCTTTTGACGAAGCATACAGAAGGTTTAAGAAACAATGTGATAGAAATCTAATTGTTACTGAAACTAGAGCTAGAAGATTTTTTGAACCAATGACTGAAAAAAGAAAAAAACAAAAAATTAACGCTAGAAAAAAAATGCTTAAAAGATTATACATGCTTAGAAGATACGAATCTAGGCTGTAATTAAAGATTTGTTCAAGGTGGGGTTCCTCCCACCTTTTTTTATTCCCAAATTTATCTCCTTACATACCTTTAGAAATATAACTCTACATACATTTTCCATCCATAAAAGACTAAGCTAATAGGGATATTATATTCAAATAAGATTATAGGACAGAGAAGGGCAAAGAAAGAGGGATATAAAAGCTCTAAGCTGTTAAAAACTAAGATAAAACAATAATAAGCAAGAAGATTAAAAGAGAAAGACTAAAAAGGCATTGGAGGGAGAAAAAAAGGCTAAAAAAAAAGCCTTGTCTTAGACAACTAAAAAAAGTTGAGAAAGATAAGGCTTAAAAATAAACTCAAGAGCTGGCAGCGGCTTACGTTTCCACTCCCGTAGGGAGCAGTATTATCAGCGCAGAGGTGCTTGACTTCCGGGTTCGGAATGGAGCCGGGTATTTCCACCTCGCTAAAACCACCAGCAATATGAGTAAAGAAACTATTTTTAATAATATATCTCTTTACTCACATCTTCTGAGTTCTTTAAATTAATGTTAAGTCTTTTGACACTCTTTTGAGTTTAACTCAATAAGATAGTAAACCAAGAAATTTATAAAAAAAGCCAAACGATCTATTAGTACTGGTCAGCTAAATGAATTACTTCACTTACACATCCAGCCTATCAACCAGCTAGTCTTGCTGGGATCTTCAGGGAAAGTTCATCTTAGAGTTGGCTTCGTGCTTAGATGCTTTCAGCGCTTATCTCATCCGTACGTAGCTACCCAACGATGCCCTTGGCAGAACAATTGGTACACTAGTGGTACGTTCATCCCGGTCCTCTCGTACTAGGGACAAATCTCTTCAACTTTCCTACGCCCACGGAAGATAGGGACCGAACTGTCTCACGACGTTCTGAACCCAGCTCGCGTACCGCTTTAAATGGCGAACAGCCATACCCTTGGGACCTGCTCCAGCCCCAGGATGCGATGAGCCGACATCGAGGTGCCAAACCTCCCCGTCGATGTGAGCTCTTGGGGGAGATCAGCCTGTTATCCCCGGCGTACCTTTTATCCTTTGAGCGATGGCCCTTCCACACAGAACCACCGGATCACTATGACCGACTTTCGTCTCTGTTCGACTTGTATGTCTCACAGTCAAGCTAGTTTTTGCCATTATACTCAACTGGCGATTTCCATCCGCCATGAACTAACCTTTGTAAGCCTCCGTTACTTTTTAGGAGGCGACCGCCCCAGTCAAACTACCCACCAGACATTGTCCTGAAGAAGGTTAACTTCTCGCAGTTAGTAACTCAAATATTCAGGGGTGGTATCTCAAGGTTGGCTCCACGTCTACTGGCGTCTACGTTTCTAAGCCTCCCACCTATCCTGCACATGAATATCCAAGCTACAGTGTCAAGCTGTAGTAAAGGTGCACGGGGTCTTTCCGTCTTTCCGCGGGTAGGAGGAATTTTCACCTCCACTACAATTTCACTGGATCCCTGGTTGAGACAGCTCCCATCTCGTTACGCCATTCATGCAGGTCGGTATTTAACCGACAAGGAATTTCGCTACCTTAGGACCGTTATAGTTACGGCCGCCGTTTACTCGGGCTTCAATCAAACGCTTCGCTAATGCTAACGTCATCAGTTAACCTTCGAGCACCGGGCAGGCGTCACACCTTATACATCCACTTACGTGTTAGCAAAGTGCTGTGTTTTTGGTAAACAGTCGGGAGGGACTCTTTGTTGCAACCTCTTTAGCTTTCGAGAGTAAATCTCTATACCAAAGTAGGCACACCTTATACCGAAGATACGGTGCTAGTTTGCAGAGTTCCTTAACCAGGGTTCTTCCACGCGCCTTAGAATACTCATCCCACCCACCTGTGTCGGTTTACGGTACGGGCAATATATAATATACTTAGTGGCTTTTCTTGGCACGACAGTATCATCGATTCTGAATCTCCTCCGAAGAGTGTCATCAGCCTGTAAGATCTCGGTCTATCGTAATCCGGATTTTCCTAAATTACAACCTACTTCCTTCGAGCCACTATTCCATCAGTGACCTCGACTAACTCTATGCGTCCCCACATCGCGCTTATATATTGGTATTGGAATATTAACCAATTTCCCATCGTCTACCCCTCTCGGACTCGACTTAGGACCCGACTAACCCTACGATGACGAGCATCGCGTAGGAAACCTTGGGTTTTCGGCGTTAAGGATTCTCACCTTAATTCTCGCTACTCATGCCTGCATGCTCACTTCTATCCGCTCCACCACTCCTTACCGGTATGGCTTCAACGCTGAATAGAACGCTCTCCTACCACTCGTGAAAAATCACGAATCTAAAGCTTCGGTGTACATCTTAGCCCCGTTATATTTTCCGCGCAGAATCACTAGACCAGTGAGCTGTTACGCTTTCTTTAAAGGGTGGCTGCTTCTAAGCCAACCTCCTGGTTGTCACAGTAACTCCACATCGTTTTCCACTTAGATGTAACTTTGGGACCTTAGCTGTTAGTCTGGGTTGTTCCCCTCTCGACGGTGGATTTTATCACCCATCGCCTGACTCCTATGATTACGCATATAGTATTCGAAGTTTGATAGGGTTTGGTACCGCGGTAAGCAGCCCTAGCCCATTCAGTGCTCTACCCCTATATGTTACTACATAAGGCTATACCTAAATATATTTCGGAGAGAACCAGCTATCACGAAGTTTGATTGGCCTTTCACCCCTATCCACAAGTCATCCGAAGACTTTTCAACGCCTACCGGTTCGGTCCTCCACTAGCTCTTACACCAGCTTCAACCTGCTCATGGATAGATCACTTCGTTTCGGGTCTGCAGCATCTGACTAATTCGCCCTATTAAGACTCGCTTTCGCTACGGCTTCACACTTGGCTTAACCTTGCCAGATACCACAACTCGCAGGCTCATTATGCAAAAGGCAGTCCGTCACCCTGATAAATCATAGGGCTCCGAATGATTGTAAGCTAATGGTTTCAGGTTCTATTTCACTCCCCTCACTGGGGTACTTTTCACCTTTCCCTCACGGTACTTGTTCACTATCGATCTGTAAGTAGTATTTAGGGTTGGAGGGTGGTCCCCCCATCTTCAGTCAAAATATCACGTGTTCCGACCTACTCGTTCCTTAGTCTAGTACCACATTCAAGATTTCGTATACAGGAGTTTCACCTTCTATGCTATATCTTTCCAGATATTTCTACTATCTTAAATATTATCACTAAGTGCCCTAATCCCATTTCGCTCGCCGCTACTTTGGGAATCTCATTTGATTTCTCTTCCTCTGGCTACTGAGATGTTTCACTTCACCAGGTTCGCTTCCTTTAAAAGGATAGTATGCATAACATACTGGGTTGTCCCATTCGGAAATCACTGGATCAATGCCTCTTGACGGCTCCCCAATGCTTATCGCAGTCTAGTACGTCCTTCATCGCCTCTTACAGTCTAGGCATCCACCATTAGCCCTTTATAGCTTTTTAATCTCCTTTAAAAATTTTCATTTTTAAAGGGACCAATTTGAGAATAAAATAACTTTCGTTATTCTACCTTTTTTGAATAATTATTCCTTGGCTACTATCTTATTGAATTAACTTCAATAATATAGTTGTGTCTATCATGTTTTTACTATTTCTAGTAAATTTTAGATATGAAATTTTTTTGTTTTTTAAATCATCTTTATACGAAAGATATTGATTTAAACGAAAAAATTAAAGACTTTAACATTATGTTTTTAAATATCACTTTGACTTTAAAAGTCAAATATAAATTCAACTTTTTTATTGAACTTATATTTGATTTTTATTTCAAAACTCTTTTTCTTGATTTGTTATAGATGGTGGAGATAAGCGGGATCGAACCGCTGACCTCCTGCGTGCAAGGCAGGCGCTCTCCCAGCTGAGCTATATCCCCATCTACTGGATAATCCTTCTATCAGATTATTTAATAATGGTGGGCCTACCAGGACTTGAACCTGGGACCTCACGATTATCAGTCGAGCGCTCTAGCCAGCTGAGCTATAGGCCCATTCTCACCTATTTGTCTTAAATAACCTTTATAAACCGAATATGATAATTAATGCAATCTTTGATTGCTTTGGAGACTTAAAACGAATTAAGTCTCTCTTCTCTGAAAGGAGGTGATCCAACCGCAGGTTCTCCTACGGTTACCTTGTTACGACTTCACCCCAGTCGCTGAATCCACTGTGGAGGGTAGCTAGTTTAGCATCCCCGCTTCGAATGAGTTCAACTCCCATGGTGTGACGGGCGGTGAGTACAAGACCCGGGAACGTATTCACCGTAGCATTGCTGATCTACGATTACTAGCGATTCCAACTTCAAGTAGTCGAGTTGCAGACTACTATCCGAACTGGGAAGTATTTTTAAGATTTGCTCCACCTCACGGTATTGCTGCTCTTTGTATACTCCATTGTAGCACGTGTGTAGCCCTGGACGTAAGGGCCATGATGACTTGACGTCGTCCACACCTTCCTCCTACTTGCGTAGGCAGTCTCATTAGAGTTCTCACCCGAAGTGTTAGCAACTAATGACGTGGGTTGCGCTCGTTGCGGGACTTAACCCAACATCTCACGACACGAGCTGACGACAGCCGTGCAGCACCTGTATATAAGTTTCTGCAAGCAGA
It encodes the following:
- a CDS encoding M14 family metallopeptidase — its product is MSASTDIKNIDFDFIKKGQQDDNTLLIIGGIQGDEPGAFMAASIITTHYKIKKGSVWVVPNLNFYSIIKRSRGPYGDMNRKFAHISPTDPDYNTVQRIKEYITSPEVRVVLNLHDGSGFYREEHKDWNFSPNRWGQSSIIDQSNLSVRSYGNLEEISKRVCEHVNENLLRQRDLYHTKNTHTRQGDKEMEKSLTYYAINNGKAAFGNEASKNLPLHERTYYHLLALEKYMNIMGIEFEREFDLDSKSVKDVIDDDIYISFYDDRIQLPLSQIRTILRYFPIRKDGTLEFTPSNPLLTVIKKNGQFVIHYGNRKLANLKPEYREIDNSIKSVSMLIDGERKNLKMGSIIDVDTSFQVEPLEGVRVNVIGFVKNGVENESGISVNKDKFIKRFSIDKKGNLYRIEFYKGKKFAGMILVNFDKSKAKRATDAVALKKLKKTTLSL
- a CDS encoding D-alanyl-D-alanine carboxypeptidase family protein is translated as MLRRDFFKAAALPLAFSTSNLFGSGKKDLASFLPNYFHSIDTQKLFEDNLKSDISTIENNKKTEVKKSLYVDQEYEKEFVSVRKKLRQIQNYVGYGNFNIISFDEMLKIAKRVESINSFSQKELDFLESIFYYDPRIHGFFGEKVSNKITDKINKSDVVKISGTGHYLFKGEPYSVYFRMLKDVGDSLILTSGVRSIVKQTKLFLDKIYSVDGNITTASKSLAPPAFTYHSVADFDVGKKGFGHANFSPRFALTQEFFKMRRLKYIDMRYTINNKDGVRYEPWHVKVI
- a CDS encoding HP0495 family protein; the protein is MVDLSKHKLELTYPCSWKYKIVMLESINVKNISKDIFSGREHDVKESNVSKKGKFKSYTIELIVHNDDDRNELHRLLGAHKDIKMVL
- the moaC gene encoding cyclic pyranopterin monophosphate synthase MoaC, whose amino-acid sequence is MSLTHLDEKNRPKMVDVSEKKDTTRVAVASGKISMSQSAFDAIVNNNTKKGPVLQTAVVAAIMGTKKTSELIPMCHPLLLSSINCDIEELPELPGFKLYVTAKLCGQTGVEMEALTGVSVGLLTIYDMVKAIDKSMVLSQIQLESKSGGKSGNFIRGEK
- the rpsU gene encoding 30S ribosomal protein S21; translated protein: MPGIKVKDSESFDEAYRRFKKQCDRNLIVTETRARRFFEPMTEKRKKQKINARKKMLKRLYMLRRYESRL